AGGACGAGCGATTCGATGTCGCCGCCGGTGCGGCGGATGAGGAGTTCGGGGGTGGCGCCGACCATGCCGGCGCAGGAGAAGGTGTAGCAGCCGGGGTAGCGGGCGGCGAGGCGCTGGAGGAGGACGCGGGCGTCGATGGGGGTGTCGGCGCGGACGGTGAGGTCGCGGGCGAGGACGACTTTGCCGAGGTGGCCGGTGTTGTCGGCGGGGCGGGGCGGGGGTGGGGCGGTGTCGGGCCGGAGGTGGCCGCGGCGGATGCGGTCGACGGCGGTGGCGACGGCGTGCTTCCAGGCGTGTTCGGGGAGGGCGCCGTCGCTCCAGCGCAGGCCGGTGGGTGCCTGGGGCGGGTTGGCGAGGGTGAGGGGGTCGGTGTCGTCGCCGATGGTGGTGAGCCAGGCGTGGCCGTCGCGGCGGCCGAGGACGCGGCGGGGGATGATGAGGGTGGAGTCGGGGGATTTGGGGTCGAAGCCGAAGGTGCCGAAGGCGACGGGTCCGGAGCCGGGGACGTTGACGGTGTCGTCGACGGCGGCGGCGTCGAACAGGTCGCGGAGCATGCGGGCGGCGGCGTCGAAGCGGTCGTGGCCGCCGGGGAGGGTGAGGCGGGCGGCTTCGCCCCAGCCGACGATTCCTTGGCCGTGGCGGATCCAGGCGAGCGCGGAGGGGTGCGGAAGCCGCGCGATGAGGTCGCCCGGGTCGGGGATCGGGACGGTGCGGACGGTGAGTCGGTCCGGTGCTGTCACGGCGAGCTTCACGTGAGCCACTGTACGCCAGATTTGAACCTGTTCAAACGGGCGGGGTGGCGGTGGGGTGAGGTGTGCGCCACAGCGGCCTGGTTGCGCGTATGCCCCGTCCGTCCCGTCCTCATGCGGGGAGGGGGCGAACGGGGCGGTGCGCGGGGGTCAGCGGCGGGCGGCGCCGGTGAGCTTCCAGGCGGCGGGCAGCAGTCCGGCGGCCAGCAGGACCTTCAGCGCGTCGCCGGCCAGGAACGGGGTGACGCCCAGGTCGAGCGCCTTGGCGAGGTCGACGTGCAGGGCGGCCATCAGGTAGGGGACGCCGGCGGCGTACATGATGGCGGTTCCGGTGAGCATGGTGCCGATGGTGCGCAGCGGGGTGCGGTCGCCGCCGAGCTGGGCGAGGCGTCCGACGACGGCGGCGGCGGCGACGAATCCGATGACGTAGCCGAGGGTGGGGAATCCGGCGCCGGAGGTGCCGTCGGTGAACCAGGGGACGCCGGCCATTCCGGCGAGCAGGTAGACCAGCATGCCGAGGCCGGCGCGGCCGAAGCCGAGGGCGGCGCCGGTGAGCAGGACGGCGAAGGTCTGCCCGGTCACCGGGACGGGGGTGCCGGGCAGCGGGACCGCGATCTGCGCGGCGAGGCCGACGAAGGCGGCGGCGCCGATGACGAGCGCGGCGTCGCGGGCCAGTGAGCCGGGCAGCAGGTCGCCCAGGACGGCGGGGCGCCGCCGGGTTGCGTGGGCAGTAGCCACAGATCCTCCCAAAACGGTTGTGTCAGGCCGAAACCTAGCGAACTGCCTTTCCGGAGTGGACGCCGCGGCCTACAGAAACCGGCGCCTCCGCTTTGTCGCCGCCCCTCAGCCGAGGGCGGCGCGCGGGCCGCGGGCGAGGTAGACCACGTCGGGCTCGCCGCGCGGCACCGGGACGGGCCTGGCCTCCACGGAGCCGAACCGGTCCCGCAGCAGCGCCTCGAACGCCGGGGCGGCGCCCGCGCTCCACACCGCGAGCACGCCGCGCGGCGTCAGCAGTTCCGCGAGGGCGTCCAGGCCCGTGGCCGCGTACAGGCGGGCGTTGCCGGGGGTGACGGTCCAGTCGGGGCCGTTGTCGATGTCCAGGCACACCGCGTCGAAGCGGCCCGTGCCGGGGGCGGTGACGTAGTCGAGCAGGTCGGCGCGTTCGACGGTGACGCGGGGGTCCTCCAGCGCGCCCCGGGACCAGGGCCGCAGCGCGGTGGCGTGCCAGGCGATGACGGCGGGCTCGCGCTCGACGACGGTGACGTGCTCCACGCCGCCGCCGGTGAGGGCCTCGACGAGGGAGAACCCGACGCCCAGGCCGCCGATGAGGACCCGCGCCGGCCCGCCGGGGCCCGGCGCGGCCGCGTCGAGGGCGGCGCGGACCAGCAGCCGCTCGGACTCGCCGTTGCGGGTGTCCATCAGGAACACGCCGTTGCTGATGATCTCGTAGTCCCCGCCCGCCCGGCGCAGCACCAGTTCGCCGCCCAGGCCGGCGGCGCGCTCGACCACCTCGGCCGGCGCCCGCGCCGGCTCCTCGCGCGTGTGCGCAGCCGATCCCATGACCGCACCCTAGCCGCCGCGGAGGCCGGGTCCGGACGGACGGTGCCCGGCGCGGGGCCGGGGCGGCCGGGGGGCGCGCCTGACCGCTCAGGCGCCGCCCGGGCCGCGGAACGTCGCGCGGTAGGACGAGGGCGACACCCCGATCGCCGCGTGCAGGTGCGCGCGCAGCGACGCCGCCGTCCCGAACCCCGCCCGCTCGGCGATCCGCTCCACCGGCAGGTCGGTCTCCTCCAGCAGCCGCCGCGCCGCCTGGACCCGCTGCGCCGTCAGCCACACCTGCGGCGACACCCCCGTCTCCTGCCGGAACCGGCGCGTGAACGTCCGCACGCTCATCGACGCCCGCGCCGCCAGCTGCGCCAAGGTCACCGGCCGGTCCAGCCGCTCCAGCGCCCACGCCCGCGCCGCGCTCGTCGAGGACGTCCCCTCGGGCGGCACCGGCAGCGCCGTGAACTGCGCCTGCCCGCCCTCGCGGTGCGGCGGCACCACCGTGCGGCGCGCCACGTCCCCCGCCACCGCCGCACCGTGATCACCGCGGATCATGTGCAGGCACAGGTCGATGCCCGCCGCCTCGCCCGCCGAGGTCAGCACCGCGCCCTCGTCGACGAACAGCACCGCCGCGTCCACCCGGACCGCCGGGAACATCGCCGCGAGCCGCCCGCACGACAGCCAGTGCGTCGTGGCGCGCCGCCCCTCCAGCAGCCCCGCCGCCGCCAGCACGAACGCGCCCGTGCACACCGACGCCACCCGCGCGCCCCGCCCCGCGGCCGCCGCCAGCGCCGCGGGCACCGGCCCCTCCCCGGGACGGGTCTCGTCCAGCAGGTGCGACGCCGGCACGACCACCGTGTCCGCGGCCTCCAGCGCCTCCAGCCCGTGCCGCACCGCCACCGCGAAGTCGGCGTCCGCCCGCACCGCCCCGGGCTCCACCCCGCACGACACCACCTCGTACAGCGGCGCGCCGTCCGCCGACCGCGCCTGCCCGAACAGCTGGTGGACGATGCCCAGCTCCATCGGCAGCACGCCCTCGCGCACCAGCACCGCCACCCGGTGGACCCCGCCTCCCATGGCCCGATCCTTGCACACCATGGCCGACCGGCCACTCGCCCCCGCCTGCGCCGACCCGGCAGCATCGGACCAGACCGGCAACACCGGCACACCGGGAAGGAAGACAGCTCCGTGAACGTCCTCTGGGTCTTCGCCCACCCCGATGGCCGCTCCCTCAACGGCGCGCTGCACGACCACGGCGCCGCGACCCTGCGCCGCGAGGGCCACAGCGTCCGCCACTCCGACCTGTACGCGATGGGCTGGAACCCCCTGGTCGGCCCCGCCGACTTCGGTCACGACCCCGCCGACCGCCTCCTCGTCGGCGCCGCGGCCGAACGCGCCCACGCCTCCGGAGCCCTGGCCCCCGACATCCGCGCCGAACACGGCAAGCTCTCCTGGGCGGACGCGCTGGTCGTGCAGTTCCCCCTGTGGTGGTACGGGATGCCCGCCATCCTGAAGGGCTGGTTCGACCGCGTGTTCGTCCAGGGCTTCGCGTTCGGCGTCACCGACGGCGACGGCCGCACCCTGCGCTACGGCGACGGCGGCCTGGCCGGGCGCCGCGCCCTGGTCGTCACTACCGCCGGCGCCCGCTCCTCCAGCCTGGGCCCCCGCGGCGTGCACGGCGCCGCCGAGGACCTCCTGTTCCCCCTCCTGCACGGCACGCTGTTCTACACCGGCATGGACGTCCTGCCGCCCCTGGTCGTCGCCGGCGCCGACCGCGCCGCCCCCGCCGACCAGGCCGCGGCCGCCGCCGCGCTGGACGCCCGCCTGCGCGCCCTGCCCACCGCCGATCCCATCGCCTACCGGAGCGAGCGCGGCGGTGACTACACCGACGACCTCACCCTGCGCCCCGCCCTGGCCCCCGGCCGCACCGACCTCTCCATCCACCGCCGCCGCCCTTCCGATCAGGCGATCGGGCGCGACAACGAACCGACATCCGGCGCAGCCTGACCGCCCTGCCTCTCGTTCAGGCAGCGGATATGACCCCGTCGGTCACCACATTCCCCGCGGCAGTGACAATCGCGTACATGGGTGCGCGGAGCTTCACGCACCATCCCGAAACCGAAATGGAGCAGGCAGTCGGTAATCATGTTCAGGATGTCCGGATCGGAGTTTGAGATCCTCAAGATGCCCTGGCTGCAGGACCCCTCTGCATCGAAGACACCGGCCAGGAAACCTTTCCGCCATCCTTCTGACGGCGTCGCCGCCGGCCACCGGACGAGCTCCTCGACAGCCCCGACCGCCGAGGCGCTCTGAGCGCGTACGGCGTGCATCTTCCGCCGTGCTTCCGTCGCCTCCGAGAAGACGAACTCGCGAGTGGGGACTCCGAAAGCGGAGAGGTAGCGGCGGCTTCGCTCCAGCGCCTCGCCGTCTGCCAATGCAAGGCGAAAGCGATGCACCACGGCATAGGGCCGGCCCGGGGCGCCCGGCGGATAATGCCCCAGTTGTCCGTCCCCTCGTATCATCCCGCACAGGTAACCTCGCCGGTAATCCTCATCAATCTCGGGAGGTGAGGCGAAGCGGCCGATTCCCATCAGGCCGTTGTTCACGGTGAGGTGCGGCCGTCTGAGGGATCCCCGTTCGGCTCCCGTGACGTGCTTCCAGCCCCGCTCGCTGAGCAGGCGCTGGTCGATGCCGACCGTAAGCCGGGTCCCGTCCTCCAGAGTCACCAGGAACGCGCGCCCGACTCTTCTCCGATGCTCGACGACGTGAGTGAGAAGGTACCGACGGTAGCGACCGGCCATGTGCGACCCGTAGACGCGGTCCGCGGAGCGGATCTCTCCCAAGCGCTTCAGGCGCCCGTCCGCCATCAGGATCGGAGTGTCCCCGGCGAATCCGGCGTTCACCCGCACAGCCGCGCGGGATGTCGTCCTGTCGGTAGGCGATTCCGGCATGCGATGCCCCCTTCATCACGCTCGTGAGCCGTAACGTCACGCAGAGTATGGAACGCGTGTTCGAAGATCGCAATGCGGGGATCAGGCGAAACGGGACGGTGAGGGATCACACGGGCGGCGGCGTTTCGTGCGTGGCATCCCGGCGCGTGCGTAACAATGGGCCGCTATGGCATGGCGATCCAGGACCCGGCAAGTGGCGGCGGCGTTGACGGCGGGAGCGTCGGCGGGCGCGCTCGCCGCCTGCGGCATCACCGCCTTCGGCGGCACGAGCGGGCGCGAGGACGGGCCCGTCCCCCCGGGGGCCAAGGCCGAGTGCCCCGGCGTCCCCGCCCCCGACGGCGCCGCGGGGCGCCAGCTGCGCGGCATGTGGATCGCCAGCGTCGGCAACACCGACTGGCCGCGGGACCCCGGCGCCTCCGCCGCCGACCAGCGCGAGCAGTTCACCCGCCTCCTCGACACCGCCGCCGCGATGAACATGAACGCGGTGTTCGTCCAGATCCGCCCGAACTCCGACGCGTTCTACGACTCCCCCTACGAGCCGTGGTCGCAGTGGCTCACCGGCACCCAGGGCAAGGACCCCGGCTACGACGTCCTGGCCTTCATGGTCAAGGAGGCGCACGCCCGCAACCTGGAGTTCCACGCCTGGTTCAACCCCTACCGCGTGTCCCGCCACGACGACCTGAAGAAGCTGTCGCCCAAGAGCCCCGCCCGCAAGCACCCCGACTGGGTCCGCAAGTACGGCAAGGGCCTGTGGTACGACCCCGGCCTGCCGCAGGTCCGCGACCTGGCGACCAACGCCGTCATGGACGTCGTCACCAAGTACGACATCGACGCCGTCCACTTCGACGACTACTTCTACCCCTACCCCGAGGACGGCGACTTCCCCGACGACGCCGCCTACAAGGCCTACGGCGACGGCATGAAACGCGCCGACTGGCGCCGCCGCAACGTCGACACCCTCGTGGAGTCGCTGTCGGGCCGCATCCACGCCGCCAAACCCTGGGTCCGGTTCGGCGTCAGCCCCTTCGGCGTGTGGCGCAACAAGAGCAGCGACCCCGACGGATCGGCCACCGCCGCCCTGCAGAGCTACGACGACATCTACGCCGACACCCGCAAATGGATCAAACGGGGATGGCTCGACTACGTCACCCCCCAGCTGTACTGGCCCATCGGCGACGCCCGCGCCGACTACGCCGAACTCGCCCCCTGGTGGGCCCGCCAGGTCAAGGGCACCGGCGTCCAGCTGACCATCGGGCAGGCCGCCTACCGCGTCGGCGAGGACGCCGCCTGGCGCAAACCCGCCGAACTGTCGCGCCACCTCACCCTGAACGCCAGATACCCGCAGATCGGCGGCGACGTGTTCTTCAGCGCCTCCGACATCGCCGCCAACCGGCGCGGATTCGCCGCCCGCCTCCGCGCCGACCACTACACCCGCCCCGCCGTCCCGCCCGTCCCCGCCAGGCGCGGCGGGCAGGCGCCCCCGCCCGTCCAGGGCACCGCCGCCGCCCCCGCCGCCGGCAAGGACGGCAAGGGCGTGAAGGTCACCTGGCGCGCCTCGCAGGGCGCCGCCTCCTACGCCGTCTACCGCGCCGAGGGCGCCAGGCCCGGCTGCGCGCCCGTCGACCCCCGCCGCCTCATCGCCGACGTCCGCGGCGGCGGCATCATCGACCCCACCGCCAAGCCCGGACGCTCCTACACCTACTCCGTCACCGCCCTGGACCGCCTCCACCACGAGAGCCCGCCCGGACGCGGCGCAACGGCCACCGCCCCCGAGGGATAATGATCATGCTCTGTGGGGAGGAAACTCACACCTGACCACCCCCCGGAGGTATGAAGCATGGCGCTGTCGATGGAGGAGCAGCGGATCCTCGGCCAGATCGAGGTCCGCCTGAAGGAGGACGACCCGCGGCTGGCCCAGCGCCTCGCCCGCCTCGGCACCCCCCGCGCCCGCCGCGCCCGCACGATCGTCCTCGCCGCGGCCGCCGTCATCATCGTCCTGGCCGCGATCGGCGCCGGAATCGCCGCCGCGATCCTCTAGACGCAGCCCGCCCGCCCCCGCCTGCTCCCGCTCCCCGCCGGAACCGGCCCTCGGCGACCGCGAGACGGCCGCGGCGGCGCCTCGAGCGCACCGCCGCGGCCGTCCCGGCACCGCCGGACGGCGGCACGGCCGGGTCAGCGGACGCGGTCGTAGACCACGGCCATCTCGCCCAGCTCGCCGGTCTCCCGGCGGCCGAGCGCCCACCTGGTGGACGGCAGGCCGTCCTCGAACAGCCGCCCCCCGCCCCCGGCGATCTCCGGCAGGATCATCAGGTACAGCCGGTCGACCAGGTCGGCGGCCAGCAGCGGCTTGATGACGCTGGGACTGCTGTTGACCAGGATGTCGCCCCCGCCCTCGGACCGCAGCTCCGCGAC
The sequence above is a segment of the Actinomadura coerulea genome. Coding sequences within it:
- a CDS encoding isochorismate synthase, which translates into the protein MKLAVTAPDRLTVRTVPIPDPGDLIARLPHPSALAWIRHGQGIVGWGEAARLTLPGGHDRFDAAARMLRDLFDAAAVDDTVNVPGSGPVAFGTFGFDPKSPDSTLIIPRRVLGRRDGHAWLTTIGDDTDPLTLANPPQAPTGLRWSDGALPEHAWKHAVATAVDRIRRGHLRPDTAPPPPRPADNTGHLGKVVLARDLTVRADTPIDARVLLQRLAARYPGCYTFSCAGMVGATPELLIRRTGGDIESLVLAGTTARGDTPADDQARAARLFTSPKDREEHRYAAEMVRDALTPLCAHLTVPDEPELLTLPNVLHLASPLRGRLAADRSVLDVVAALHPTPAVCGTPTDTAMDLIRELEGMDRGRYAGPVGWIDARGDGEWGIALRCAEIDGTRARLFAGCGIVADSDPDAELAEARAKFRPMQYALHG
- a CDS encoding glycoside hydrolase family 10 protein, with the protein product MAAALTAGASAGALAACGITAFGGTSGREDGPVPPGAKAECPGVPAPDGAAGRQLRGMWIASVGNTDWPRDPGASAADQREQFTRLLDTAAAMNMNAVFVQIRPNSDAFYDSPYEPWSQWLTGTQGKDPGYDVLAFMVKEAHARNLEFHAWFNPYRVSRHDDLKKLSPKSPARKHPDWVRKYGKGLWYDPGLPQVRDLATNAVMDVVTKYDIDAVHFDDYFYPYPEDGDFPDDAAYKAYGDGMKRADWRRRNVDTLVESLSGRIHAAKPWVRFGVSPFGVWRNKSSDPDGSATAALQSYDDIYADTRKWIKRGWLDYVTPQLYWPIGDARADYAELAPWWARQVKGTGVQLTIGQAAYRVGEDAAWRKPAELSRHLTLNARYPQIGGDVFFSASDIAANRRGFAARLRADHYTRPAVPPVPARRGGQAPPPVQGTAAAPAAGKDGKGVKVTWRASQGAASYAVYRAEGARPGCAPVDPRRLIADVRGGGIIDPTAKPGRSYTYSVTALDRLHHESPPGRGATATAPEG
- a CDS encoding DUF3040 domain-containing protein — protein: MALSMEEQRILGQIEVRLKEDDPRLAQRLARLGTPRARRARTIVLAAAAVIIVLAAIGAGIAAAIL
- a CDS encoding GlxA family transcriptional regulator codes for the protein MGGGVHRVAVLVREGVLPMELGIVHQLFGQARSADGAPLYEVVSCGVEPGAVRADADFAVAVRHGLEALEAADTVVVPASHLLDETRPGEGPVPAALAAAAGRGARVASVCTGAFVLAAAGLLEGRRATTHWLSCGRLAAMFPAVRVDAAVLFVDEGAVLTSAGEAAGIDLCLHMIRGDHGAAVAGDVARRTVVPPHREGGQAQFTALPVPPEGTSSTSAARAWALERLDRPVTLAQLAARASMSVRTFTRRFRQETGVSPQVWLTAQRVQAARRLLEETDLPVERIAERAGFGTAASLRAHLHAAIGVSPSSYRATFRGPGGA
- a CDS encoding LAGLIDADG family homing endonuclease, yielding MPESPTDRTTSRAAVRVNAGFAGDTPILMADGRLKRLGEIRSADRVYGSHMAGRYRRYLLTHVVEHRRRVGRAFLVTLEDGTRLTVGIDQRLLSERGWKHVTGAERGSLRRPHLTVNNGLMGIGRFASPPEIDEDYRRGYLCGMIRGDGQLGHYPPGAPGRPYAVVHRFRLALADGEALERSRRYLSAFGVPTREFVFSEATEARRKMHAVRAQSASAVGAVEELVRWPAATPSEGWRKGFLAGVFDAEGSCSQGILRISNSDPDILNMITDCLLHFGFGMVREAPRTHVRDCHCRGECGDRRGHIRCLNERQGGQAAPDVGSLSRPIA
- a CDS encoding biotin transporter BioY; the protein is MATAHATRRRPAVLGDLLPGSLARDAALVIGAAAFVGLAAQIAVPLPGTPVPVTGQTFAVLLTGAALGFGRAGLGMLVYLLAGMAGVPWFTDGTSGAGFPTLGYVIGFVAAAAVVGRLAQLGGDRTPLRTIGTMLTGTAIMYAAGVPYLMAALHVDLAKALDLGVTPFLAGDALKVLLAAGLLPAAWKLTGAARR
- a CDS encoding spermidine synthase; the encoded protein is MGSAAHTREEPARAPAEVVERAAGLGGELVLRRAGGDYEIISNGVFLMDTRNGESERLLVRAALDAAAPGPGGPARVLIGGLGVGFSLVEALTGGGVEHVTVVEREPAVIAWHATALRPWSRGALEDPRVTVERADLLDYVTAPGTGRFDAVCLDIDNGPDWTVTPGNARLYAATGLDALAELLTPRGVLAVWSAGAAPAFEALLRDRFGSVEARPVPVPRGEPDVVYLARGPRAALG
- a CDS encoding NAD(P)H-dependent oxidoreductase, with the translated sequence MNVLWVFAHPDGRSLNGALHDHGAATLRREGHSVRHSDLYAMGWNPLVGPADFGHDPADRLLVGAAAERAHASGALAPDIRAEHGKLSWADALVVQFPLWWYGMPAILKGWFDRVFVQGFAFGVTDGDGRTLRYGDGGLAGRRALVVTTAGARSSSLGPRGVHGAAEDLLFPLLHGTLFYTGMDVLPPLVVAGADRAAPADQAAAAAALDARLRALPTADPIAYRSERGGDYTDDLTLRPALAPGRTDLSIHRRRPSDQAIGRDNEPTSGAA